The following coding sequences are from one Oncorhynchus clarkii lewisi isolate Uvic-CL-2024 chromosome 20, UVic_Ocla_1.0, whole genome shotgun sequence window:
- the LOC139375786 gene encoding zinc finger and BTB domain-containing protein 14-like — MGEFLKYIDYDHKTSFLKMLNQQRMEGDHCDVVVVVENVEFRAHRCVLAACSIYFKKLFKKQNDVDNSIVELDFIRSDIFEEVLNYMYTARLAVRKKDINLMMSSGQVLGITFLDNLCSQKREPNMKPSRENQAPGDGMRAQDAILKELAMEEVRKNSFYDGGMEAMGSGGPHGVPPHFGGNMSKDPHSAHGWTSSSSSSSDMKLDYLLYGHRSDGIHPGMKPGGDGPKKDKSHLAHRPFACEVCPKTFTTQAHLKEHLKIHTGFKPHRCLVCGKAFIRGPDLKRHERVHSNERPFGCQMCEKAFKHKSHLRDHERQHRGERPFNCGSCEKAFIKASDLKRHWNTMHSQRRTLSPAAAAPGSIQGDADTQSQRDWKLEAGPHS; from the coding sequence ATGGGTGAATTCCTGAAATACATTGACTATGATCACAAGACCAGTTTCCTGAAGATGTTGAACCAGCAGAGGATGGAAGGGGACCACTGTGACGTTGTGGTTGTGGTGGAAAACGTTGAGTTCAGAGCTCACCGCTGTGTCCTGGCCGCCTGCAGCATCTACTTCAAGAAGCTGTTTAAAAAACAGAACGATGTGGACAACTCCATCGTGGAGCTCGACTTCATCCGTTCAGACATCTTCGAGGAGGTCCTCAATTACATGTACACCGCCAGGCTCGCCGTCCGCAAAAAGGACATCAACCTCATGATGTCATCCGGACAGGTCCTGGGGATCACGTTCCTCGACAACCTGTGTTCGCAGAAACGTGAGCCCAACATGAAGCCGAGTCGTGAGAACCAGGCGCCAGGGGACGGTATGAGAGCCCAGGACGCCATCCTCAAAGAGCTGGCCATGGAGGAGGTGAGAAAGAACAGCTTCtacgatggagggatggaggccATGGGCTCTGGAGGGCCTCACGGGGTCCCTCCTCACTTTGGCGGGAACATGTCTAAAGACCCCCACAGCGCCCACGGCTGgacctcctcgtcctcctcctccagcgATATGAAGCTTGACTACCTGCTGTACGGCCACCGCTCTGACGGCATCCACCCGGGAATGAAACCAGGCGGAGACGGCCCCAAGAAAGACAAGTCCCACCTGGCCCACCGTCCGTTCGCTTGCGAGGTGTGCCCCAAAACCTTTACCACCCAGGCCCACCTCAAAGAGCACCTGAAGATCCACACGGGCTTTAAACCGCACCGCTGCCTGGTCTGTGGCAAGGCGTTCATACGAGGGCCCGACTTAAAGCGGCACGAGAGGGTCCACAGCAACGAGAGACCCTTCGGATGCCAGATGTGTGAAAAGGCCTTCAAGCACAAGTCCCACCTGCGAGACCACGAGCGGCAGCACCGAGGGGAGAGGCCCTTCAACTGCGGCTCCTGTGAAAAGGCGTTCATCAAAGCGTCCGACCTGAAGCGCCACTGGAACACGATGCACAGCCAGCGCAGAACGCTGTCCCCCGCCGCCGCCGCCCCGGGCAGCATCCAGGGAGACGCCGACACGCAGAGCCAGAGGGACTGGAAGCTAGAGGCTGGGCCACACTCGTAA